The Candidatus Celerinatantimonas neptuna DNA segment TCCGGCAATAACAACCTGTCCCGGTGAATTGAAATTAACAGGAGATACAACCTCACCTTGAGCTGCATCCAAACAAGCAGCAATAATAGCGTCATTATCAAGCCCAATAATGGCCGACATAGCCCCTACTCCAACAGGAACCGCCTGTTGCATCAGTTGTCCTCTTAATTCCACTAATTTTATTGCGTCTGAAAAATTAAAAACACCGGCACACGTTAATGCAGAATATTCACCTAAACTATGCCCGGCTAAAAACTCAGGCATACCATCTGAATGATCTTGCCATAATCGCCACATAGCGATCGAACACGATAAAAGCGCAGGCTGAGTGACTGATGTATCATTTAATTTTTCAGCAGGTCCTGCTGAAATAACATCAGCCAAATTATATCCAAGCGCATCAGAAGCTTCTTGAAAGGTTTGCTGAACTATTGTACTTGCCTCAGCCAGCTCAGATAACATTCCGACAAATTGGGAACCTTGACCGGGAAATACAAAAGCAAATTTTGACATGAAAGTTCCTACTTAATTCTAAATTCGGTTTAAACCCAAAGGGTTAATACCATTAAAACGGCAAATCAAATTCCAATGGGGGGAAAGTATAGCCGTTTCGGCGGTACTTCCCAAGTCCATCTTTGAAGAGATAGATCTATCCACGCATAAAAAAATGTAAATATTCACAGAATCATGATGTTTTTTTAGGCATCCATTCCTGCAGTTGTTCTCCAATCATCCGCGGAATTTGATGTTGATATAATTCGACGGCTTCCTGGATTGCACGAAAGAAAGCTGACTGGTTAGCACCACCATGACTTTTTACAACGATGCCATCCAACCCCAAAAGACAAGCGCCATTATATCGCTGTGGTGAAAGCTGTGTAATTTGTGTTGCAAGTTCAGGCATTAAAAAACGCATGCATAATCGTTTTAGCATATTAGAAGACAGTTGTTGTTTTATTATTTTAAGTACATACTCAGCTGTTCCCTCAGCAGTTTTTAAAGCAACATTTCCGACAAATCCATCACAGACAATGACGTCGACATCTCCATTGAAAATTCTATTTCCTTCAATATTTCCACGAAAATCGACGAAATCACATTGCTTTAGCCGAACTGCTGTTTTTTTAATAGACTCACTTCCTTTTATTGACTCGCGCCCAATATTTAGGAGTGCAACCTTTGGTGTATCTATTCCCCACAGCTGACATACCAGAATACTTCCCATCATCGCAAATTGGAAAAGAAGCTGGTCTCCACTATTAATATTTGCTCCAAGGTCAAGCATGACTGTTTGAGTATTTTTATGCGTTGGGAAAATACTAATTAGTGCCGGTCTTGTTATACCAGGTAAAGGTTTTAAAACACTTCGGGCCAAAGCCATCAACGCCCCTGTATTTCCTGCACTAATACAAGCTTGGGCCTGACCAATAGCGACTTGCTCTAGAGCAAGTCGCATCGATGAATGACGGCCAGCCTTTAAGGCATTCGATGGTTTGTCTTCATCTGAAATAATTTCTTGAGTATGTAAGATTGAAATGCGATGACTCTGGGTTAACTGATGACAAGCTAATTCAGAACCGATTTGAGCTCTATCACCAACTAGAAAAAAATGGATATAAGGATAATGACTTATAGCTTGTTGGACAGCAGGAACAATAACAGAGGGGCCATAATCGCCCCCCATAGCATCTAACGCTAAGGTTAGATGTTGCAACGATGCGGCCTTACTTGTTAATAACTTTTTGGCCACGATAGTAGCCATCCGCACTTACATGATGGCGCAGGTGAGTTTCACCTGAAGTTTTATCAACGCTAAGAGCTGCATTATTAGTGATCGCATCATGAGAACGACGCATGCCACGCTTAGATCGGGTTTT contains these protein-coding regions:
- the rpmF gene encoding 50S ribosomal protein L32 yields the protein MAVQQNRKTRSKRGMRRSHDAITNNAALSVDKTSGETHLRHHVSADGYYRGQKVINK
- the fabD_1 gene encoding Malonyl CoA-acyl carrier protein transacylase; translation: MSKFAFVFPGQGSQFVGMLSELAEASTIVQQTFQEASDALGYNLADVISAGPAEKLNDTSVTQPALLSCSIAMWRLWQDHSDGMPEFLAGHSLGEYSALTCAGVFNFSDAIKLVELRGQLMQQAVPVGVGAMSAIIGLDNDAIIAACLDAAQGEVVSPVNFNSPGQVVIAGNKTAVERANTLCKEAGAKRALPLPVSVPSHCELMRPAAEKLSKYLESIELNTPEIKVVNNVDVAICHDISAIKDALVKQLYSPVQWASTVEFMASEGVSVLVECGPGKVLAGLTKRINRKLSSVSINDRASLDAAIEAISK
- the plsX gene encoding Phosphate acyltransferase, giving the protein MATIVAKKLLTSKAASLQHLTLALDAMGGDYGPSVIVPAVQQAISHYPYIHFFLVGDRAQIGSELACHQLTQSHRISILHTQEIISDEDKPSNALKAGRHSSMRLALEQVAIGQAQACISAGNTGALMALARSVLKPLPGITRPALISIFPTHKNTQTVMLDLGANINSGDQLLFQFAMMGSILVCQLWGIDTPKVALLNIGRESIKGSESIKKTAVRLKQCDFVDFRGNIEGNRIFNGDVDVIVCDGFVGNVALKTAEGTAEYVLKIIKQQLSSNMLKRLCMRFLMPELATQITQLSPQRYNGACLLGLDGIVVKSHGGANQSAFFRAIQEAVELYQHQIPRMIGEQLQEWMPKKTS